The genomic interval aaaaacaaaaacagcacatTCATCACTCTCAACACTGAGGACATCCCAAGGGCTTTGGGAGCTGTGAACAAGGAACTGTGCACAGAAACCAAAGTCAATGACCAGAGGTATCCTTGTCCTGAATCACAGCAGGGAAGgggcctcctctcctttctctcccggCTTTCAGGGAGGTGAGGACCTTGGTGTGAGAGGACGGGTCAGATCCTATCTGAAGGAACCACGCCTTGGCGACAGAGAGAAGAGTCCCGGGTCCTCCCAGGAGTCAAGGTGAGGGCCCGAGGGAAGGGTGAGGGGACCCGCACGCCCACAACAAAGATGGGACACCAAAGTAAACCTCGTTCAGCCCTAGAAACCCTGGGAAGGTCGATAAGCTTGTCCTCCCACAAGGCCACTGGGTCCCCACCTGTCACCGCTGCCCAGACTCCTGTCAGCTGCCAACACCTGTCATTATGTCCCTGGTTCAGATGAGTGAGCTCCGCCAGGCTGTGGAAGACCTTCAGGACCCAAGAGACGCCCAGGGCCTGGTGGATGTGCAGCAGCTGGAGGCTGAGCAGGAGGGGGCCGCATCCCCCCGGTacccctgctcctcctcagtctcctcttcctactctgccGGTGCCGAGTCCCTGCGCCAAGGTGCAGAGCTTTCAATGATGGCTGACCTGGTGAGCTTCCTGCTCCTCAAGTATCACCGGAAGCAGCCGACCACCAGGGCAGAAATGCTGAGTATCCTCAGAGAataccaggaccacttccctgcggtcttcagccaggcctctgagtgcatgcagctggtctttggggtggatgtgaaggaggtggaccccAAGGAGCACTTGTacatcctggtccccaccctgggcctcacctgtgATGGGATGCAGGGTGGTGAGCAGAGCATGCCCAAGAACGGCCTCCTGGTGATACTTCTGGGTGTCAtcgtcctggggggagggggggtgcctgAGGAAGAGGTGTGGGGAGCACTCGGTGTCATGGGGGTGTATcctgggagggagcacttcatctacggggagcccagggagctgaTCACCAAagcgtgggtgcaggaggggtacctggagtaccggcaggtggccaacagcgatcccgctcgccacgagttcctgtgggggccccgggcccacgcggagaccagcaagctgcaagtcctggagCATTTGTTTAGACTCAACAGTGAGGGTCCCATTTCCTTCCCGTCCCTGTCTGAGGAGGCCGTGAGCaatgaggaagagggggcctgagCCAGACTTGCAGCCGCGCTCCTTCCAGGCCCCTGTCCAGCAGCTTCTCCTGCCGGGCAGGAAGGGAGCCCATCCTTCACCCTGTGTTTGCAGAGCGAGCAGTCAGCCTTGGAAGGAGTGAGGGCCCGGGCCAGCTCGGGGGGCACGGcgtacagcatctctgggctcctcccGTCCTTTACGGTGACATGGAAATTGATCTTTGTTTCCTGTAGGTGTTTTTCAGTGCTGTTCCTATTAATAGAAGatttaataagcttcagtatCTAACTTTGTGAATGACAGTGATCACAACGTGTGTATGCTTATCCAGTTCAAACACAACAgtcttcctcttctgtaaaggagactgaaatctctctctctctctctctctttttttttttttggtcatcctGGATGACATAATATGGAATTGCAATTAGAATTGTTTGGGAAATGTGAGAGTAATTAGCAATGATACAGATGAGGGAAGATTtagaacaataaaagtaaaaatattaacttgCTTCTTACCCCTTCTTGTTTGTCATTTTATACGTGTAATATCCCTATGTTTAATTGGGTTTCCATGGGTTATTTAAGAAAGTAGGAGAAAATCAGTGTGAATCAACAGGATCCCTGCTCACCATCTCACTTCATCCGCACACATTCACCGAGCCTCTGCTGTCCGGAGGGCTCTGTGTTAGTGGGGACACTAGGAAAAGCAAGACACACCCCACACCTAGAAGGACAGGCTAGGAGCCCAGTCACATCAGGAAGATGGTGACATGTCCCTGAAGTCCCacagaacaagggaaagaagCGGCGAGGCGGAGGGGGTCCGGGAGAGAGCACCCAAGTGCAAGTGCGCAGagccagggcaggtgggggctttgggaagctgggcttccttctgtgggaggtgacGGTAATGAAGCCGGGTGGTGGCGGCGGCCAGACTTGAAGAAGGCGTGTTTTGGGTTTGAGAAGCCACAGTTCGGATGGAAGGGCGGCTGGGAGGGGGCAAAGGTTGTTCCTTGACTCCCTTCGTAGGAGCTCGGTGTTGAGTCCAGCTGggaaccctcccccacccctcagtgtAACCTAGCCTCTAATCGGGAGAATTTACTTAGTTTCATTTAGGAGACATGCTTTTTGGCTGATTAGCTCTTCCACATCCTACTGAGCTGCGTGTTCTCTAACATGACCTGGATAACAAACCA from Vicugna pacos chromosome X, VicPac4, whole genome shotgun sequence carries:
- the LOC140691736 gene encoding melanoma-associated antigen 10-like, with protein sequence MSELRQAVEDLQDPRDAQGLVDVQQLEAEQEGAASPRYPCSSSVSSSYSAGAESLRQGAELSMMADLVSFLLLKYHRKQPTTRAEMLSILREYQDHFPAVFSQASECMQLVFGVDVKEVDPKEHLYILVPTLGLTCDGMQGGEQSMPKNGLLVILLGVIVLGGGGVPEEEVWGALGVMGVYPGREHFIYGEPRELITKAWVQEGYLEYRQVANSDPARHEFLWGPRAHAETSKLQVLEHLFRLNSEGPISFPSLSEEAVSNEEEGA